The Budorcas taxicolor isolate Tak-1 chromosome 2, Takin1.1, whole genome shotgun sequence nucleotide sequence gttttcaatatttttctgaCTGTGGGCTCTAGAAGCTCTCCCCAAGAGCTGAGGTAGTCAGGGGAGGCTTCCTGCAGGAGGGAGCTGAGCTTGGGGTGAGTTTTTGACTGGAGAGGAGAAGAGCCTGCTCGCTGGCCTTGGAGAAGTCCTTCCTCTCTATGCCTCAGCAATCTCATCCGTGAAATGGTGATAACGATCCTTCCCTTCTTGTTGTATAGGGCTGTTAAAGTAGATAGGGGTAATAGTAACACCTCATAAGGTTGTGGTGAGGATTGAATGACATAATGCACAGAAGGTGCTTACTACACATGCTCAGTACATGTTCTTTGTGCCACCAGTGTCCTGTACCTGTGTGATGGGTATGCCATTGGACTGGACAAGTAAGGCAATCTAGATTGCAAGCCCACAGAGCCAGATGCCATTTCTCTCTGTCCTCCCATTCTGGATCTCCTGCCTGCCACAGCATCCCTGGCCCTTTTTGAGAGCAAGCCTCCTGGCCCCTCTGGGCCAGTACCCACTTGTAACAATGGCCGGATTTCCACTGCCTCCGGCCTGGCTGTTTCCTGCTCTCTTCCAGAGTGTGAGAGGTTGAGGGAGGAGGGGGCCTCCACGCCAAGGGGAATGGGAAAGTGCCTGGAAATATTTGGGGCATGGGACTTGTGGGACAGGACACTTGGGGACATGGGGCTCTAGCTGGGAGGCAGAATCTTTATTCTTGAGGGGAGATTTAGGAGTTATGGGGAAATGAAACTTGTTGAGGGCTGAGGGTGTTGGTGAGGATGCTGAACTCCCAGTCTTCCTTCAGTTTTAGGGACTCCAGGGACCCAGCCCCCCGTACTCTGGTTGCCAGGgcaacttcattattttttttttttttttggagctttGATGTTGTTCCTaatctccccctcccttccttagTACTGCCTCCCCCTTGTCGGAACTAGGGGAGAAAGCAGAAACTTGAGGGGCtggctcctttctctctctgaggGCCCGGTCTTTGTTCTAAGGGTCCCTTCTCTTCACCAGGTCAAGCCCCACTCTCAGGGCCCCCAGGGGCCACCATGCCAGCTGGGGGCCGGGCCGGAAGCCTGAAGGACCCCGATGTGGCTGAGCTTTTCTTCAAGGATGACCCAGAAAAGCTCTTTTCTGACCTCCGCGAGATTGGCCATGGCAGTTTTGGAGCTGTGTACTTTGTGAGTTAAAGCTTGGGAGGGTGGGGTAGGGACTGTCTCCCCACTGTGGACCTCCAGACAGCCCTGTATGCTCCTCTTCTCCACCACACCAGCCTTTCCTGCCCTCTCCTACTGGGCCAGCAAGTCTTCTTGCTGCCCAGTGCTTTCTGGGGACCTTCACTACCTTCTGGTCTGGTCCTCAGGCCCGGGATGTCCGGAATAGTGAGGTGGTGGCCATCAAGAAGATGTCCTACAGTGGAAAGCAGTCAAATGAGGTAGGTTGAGCTTGACAGACTGGGTAGGATGCCGAGGACCCCAGTCTTAAGATACAGGCTAAGTAaacctctcctcccctttcttaCCTTCTCTCAGAAATGGCAGGACATCATCAAGGAGGTGCGGTTCCTACAGAAGCTTCGGCATCCCAATACCATTCAGTACCGGGGCTGTTACCTGAGGGAGCACACAGCTTGGGTGAGCTAGCCCCCGACTCTGCCCTCATCATCTTTGCCAGTACTCAGGCCTGTCCTTATCCTGGTCTAGTCTCCGAGGTGGACCCTGTTCAGGGTGGTGTCATGCAGATCTTGGGAGGGAGGAAATTTCTCCCAACCTTTTTAGTCCTCAAACAAACTCATAAGTCATATTGTGCGTCCAGAAGGAGAGGCTGAAGAGTGACGTAGCCTGTTAGCAGTTGAAGTGGGGCACATGGGCTGGAGGAGCAGGAGATTGAATGCTGGGATTCAGCTGCTGCTGGTAGTGACCTCTTGGGCTCTTTCTAAAGGAGGTCCTAACTCCAGGGACTTCCCCCacctttttgttttctcagttGTCCTTTCTCCCTGTTATTACCCCGGGGAGGGGCATTGCTTGAGTAGTGGCTAGGCAAGGAACCCCTCTGTTTTGGATCTCTCCCCGAGCGAGCTAGGCCAGGGGTGGCCAGGTCTGCTGATTTCTGACCCTTGACCCTTCCATAGCTGGTGATGGAGTATTGCCTGGGTTCAGCTTCTGACCTTCTGGAAGGTAAGTGATTCTTTGGCCAACAagtgggagaagggagaagagcagagaagctGTAGGGGATGGGTAAAGGGGAAGTAGTTTCAGCCCCTCCCTGGACTGCCTCCTTTGATGGTTTTCCCTTACTCCCCAGTGCACAAGAAGCCCCTTCAGGAGGTGGAGATTGCAGCTGTGACCCATGGGGCCCTTCAGGGCCTGGCTTATCTGCACTCCCACAACATGATTCATAGGTACAAGCAGCACTGGTGATGGCTGGGAGGGAGCTAGTGTTCTGCGTACCACCCCTCCTTGTGCTGGGCTGTAGTCTTTTTGGCCAAAGCCCCTGCCCAGCCTTCCTGAGATGCATGTCTTACCCCTTTGCTTTCCCTTCGGCAGGGATGTGAAGGCTGGAAACATCCTGCTGTCAGAGCCAGGCTTGGTGAAACTGGGGGACTTCGGCTCTGCATCCATCATGGCACCTGCCAACTCCTTCGTGGGCACCCCGTACTGGTGAGTGGGAGTGGTGGTAAGTGGAGAGAGCTCCCGGGATGTTGGGAGCAAGAGTTGGCAGGGTCTGGGCGGGTGATTAGCCTCTCTCTCCTGACCGTTCTCCCAGGATGGCTCCAGAAGTGATCCTGGCGATGGATGAGGGACAATACGATGGCAAGGTGGATGTCTGGTCCTTAGGCATAACCTGCATCGAGCTGGGTAAGGACATTTCGTCTCTCTGCTCCTTTATCCTCTTTTCTCTccactcctttctctttttcttactttatccCTATACTGTCCCATCCTCTGAGGCTTTCAGGCACCTGTCCATTTTGAGGACCCTTGATTCCCAGTACAAATAGCTGTCAAACCCTGCCATTTCTTAGGCCAAAAGATTTCATAGCATTCATCTTTTCCTGTCCACTACTCTAgttctaaatctttttttttgagTGCTCACTAAGTACCATGCACTGTGCTAGTAGGTTCTGAGGGTATAGCAGTGAATGAGGTTCTTGCTTTCTTGGAACTTACATTCAAGTGGGGTAAGTAGGCATTTTTTCTCTACGTGAAAAAAGCTGAATGGAAATGATATAGGAACAGTACAACCAGAAAACAAGGGACTTGACCTAGTTAGGGGCTGAGGAAGGTCTTCTTGTAGCAGAGATGTCTAAACAGAACTACATAACAAATAATAGGTAACTGTTGGAAGGCTTGTAGAGAAAAGCATTATAGACAGAGAATGAGGAGCAGGCCTGTGGAGCTGAGACTAGCTTTAGTTGGTAGCAAAGAGCAGTGAGTGATAAGGCCAAAGAGTTCGGTTCCGTGAGTTCATGAGGTCTTCAAGCCATGTTGAGGTTCTCTTTTCTGCCAGCCAATGCTGTTGGAACAACTCTGCCAGGCACAAAATAGGTGCCCAAGAAAGAGATGCTTTTAGTTACTCTTACCAAGAACTTCCTGTTGTGATCTTTCCCACTGCAGGTCTCTTCTTCCTTCCATTCTCTTTTATATCAGAGATGTGCTGTTGTTTTCTCTCCTCAGAGCCTCCCTGTTGCCTTCCAAGACTGAAGCCATCCCTGTTCTTACTTACACCAAGCTTAAGGCTCTTGCTCCCTAAAGGCTGGCTTTCCCCTTTACAAGCTCCACCCCTAAGTGTGCTATGAATATTTCCTGTTAATTACCTTTGTACCGTGTCCTTGGCCTGAGGTTGGAGATTTGAACTTGCCTTTCCCTCTGTCTACACACTTACCATTTAAGGCTGTGAACAGATAGGCGATGGAAGTATGTGAAGCAAGCCAGTATAAGAAAAATCTAGAGCTATCCATTTTATTGCTAGTTTTTGGTACAGAAATGTGCACAGAAAACTGTTTCTCTATTATAGCAAAAAACCATCAATCTTGATTGTAAGTGGCAACTGATACTCAGTTGGTGTCAGAGAAGCAGTATGGAGGAGACTAATGCAAACTGGAGGTTGCTGTTCCCAGGAGAACAGGCAGCTATTGTTTAGCTCCAGCCCATTGTTATGCAGGAATGTAGGCTTCATTTCACcagatctaattttttaaaaaagaaactggaaatttAGGTTATTTCGTTGCTAGTGTCAAAATTTAAAGATCATTGTCAAGGCCCAAacgaaaacaacacaaaacattTGTCTGGGCCACAAGGGGCTTCTGGCTTGCAACTTCTGAACTAAGGCCTACCTCCATTATTCCTTTTTCCAAACAAGCTTCCCTGAAACTACTGCAAATGGACCAACTTAAAGGGCTGGCTTCCCAGCCATTTACTGTTTTGTTCTTAGGCCAGTTACTAGCAGTTTGAACTTGATGTTATTTATTGAGTCTCATTTAACCTTCTCTGTTAGACTGGAGATTCCTTGAAGACAAGGCCTGTCTGTTTATCTTTTCCAGTACCTAAGCAAGTTTTTTGCTCTCATTGGGCACCTGGTAAATATTAGTTGGGCTGGCAAGTGAATGTGCTTCCCTCTGCCTTTGTTGGTGCTTTTGCGTGTGTTGTTTTCTCTGATCCCTGTTCTACCCAGGTGCAGCGGAAAGACTGGATATTGTATcttaagagaggaaggaattgattGAGGTTATGGGAATTGCTTAGGGTCGGGGAGCGGGAGTGTGGACCAGAGTCTTCTGATTTTAAtttcagtctcctctgcccacctGCCAGCTCTCACCTTCTCCCCCTTGACCTTTCTCTGTAGCGGAACGGAAACCACCGCTGTTTAACATGAATGCGATGAGTGCCTTATACCACATTGCACAGAACGAGTCCCCCGTGCTCCAGTCAGGACACTGGTGAGGACTGGGGTTTCTGGGCCCAGGGGTTAGGCCATAGGGGTCAGGCTGCCTGACTCATGTCCTCTCCACCCCATTCTTACCCTCCTGTGACTTCTAGGTCTGAGTACTTCCGGAATTTTGTCGACTCCTGCCTTCAGAAAATCCCTCAAGACAGACCAACCTCAGAGGTTCTTCTGAAGGTGAGGGCTCACTGACCTAGCATTCTCCTAGAACTGAAGTTTGTTGGAATCACAGAAACCCCTCAGTGAAAGTAGTGATTCCTGATTCTTCCTCTACCAAGAACTTCATTTATGAATTCCCACACATATCCCCGGTGCCCAGTGGACTCTGTTTTGCAAGAGTTTGTCAAGGAGACTGCCTTTATTAAGTAATAATTTGTTTTCACATCTTTCATTAATCCAAGACATATAATTGCAAGTCAGAGCTTCTGGTCAGCATACGATAACCAGGGTTACCACACTGATCTAATGTAATTCAAGCCAAAAGCCTATGTAACCTTGTCGTGGCTGAATGTAGGATTTCCCTAGATGTTTTTCAAGTTATCAAAAGTAGAGGGGCCCACATTCCTTCAGAGATCCATGGGGGCCCTAGGACCCCTAGTTGGGAACTGTCTAGTTTGATccacttattttataactgtggGATGCCTTGTGAGGCCCAAAGAAGCCTCATGACATGTTCAGGGGCACAGAACACTTTGAAAACCTGGACTAGAATCCAGATCTCTGGCTATTCTTGCCTGTCAGCCATGCCTGGAGGAACAAGAGTGTCTGGGGAGTAGAGATTGGGTGGTAAAAATTAATGTGGGAGGAGGGCTTGGGACAAGGCCAGCATCAGGCTGTGGTGGGCACGGGCCCCACGGGAGTGCCTCAGGCCGGAGGGAATGCCGGGATCCGTGGGATGGTGGGGTGCGGGGGTGCCGGGCAGCAGGCCTCAGTGTTCTCTTCCCCAGCACCGCTTTGTGCTCCGTGAGCGGCCACCCACAGTCATCATGGACCTTATCCAGAGGACCAAGGATGCTGTTCGGGAGCTGGACAACCTGCAGTACCGCAAGATGAAGAAGATCCTGTTCCAGGAGGCGCCCAATGGCCCTGGCGCGGAggccccagaggaggaggaggtgacccAGGGTGCCCTGCTGCCATCTTCACCACCATGTTGTACTTGCCTCTGAGCAGCTGCTTggtcccgctcccccacccctcttcATACCCTCTGTCTCCGTGTGCTACCTCCACGTGCACTTGCCTTGCCCTTCACCTTCCCTGCCCAACAAGCCCATGTCCTGTCCACAGGAGGCAGAGCCCTACATGCACCGGGCCGGGACACTGACCAGTCTAGAGAGTAGCCATTCAGTGCCCAGCATGTCCATCAGCGCCTCTAGCCAGAGCAGCTCAGTCAACAGCCTGGCAGATGCCTCTGAtaatgaggaggaagaagaggaggaggaagaggaggaggaggaggaagaaggtcCTGAAGCCCGGGAGATGGCCATGATGCAGGAGGGAGAGCACACAGTCACCTCCCACAGCTCCATCATCCACCGGCTGCCGGTATGCAGCTGTGCCTGAGTAGGCTTGACAGCCACGGGGCCCTGCTCCAGGTCTGACTGGGTCTTCAGGGAACTCTCTCTGGACCCTCTGACCTCTGAGACTCGGGCATTCCTTCCACCTTCTCTTCCTCTAGGGCTCTGATAACCTCTATGATGACCCCTATCAGCCAGAGATGACCCCAGGGCCTCTCCAGCCACCTGCCGCCCCAGCTCCCTCCTCTACCACCTCTTCGGCCCGCCGACGGGCCTACTGCCGCAACAGGGACCACTTTGCCACCATCCGTACTGCCTCCCTGGTAAGCACAGCCATCCTAGGTCCCCCAGACTATTTAAGTTCAGAAATGGCTTTCTCCCTGTGGGGTGTGATTAAGTCCAGATTCCAGACTCCGTTGCTGTCACTTCCTTCTTACCTCAACTATCTCACCTAAATCCTCCCCCctcacctcccttctctcagtaGACTGTTTTGGTCATGTTGCCCAACTCTCACCCTGTCTTTGTGACTTGACTTAAATAGCATCTCCTAGTGTGTCTTCCCAGGCTCCTGGCCAGCCAGGTGCTTTGTGTTCTGTGCTTTGGTGCTCCTGAGCAGCATTGTGACAGGTCTCCTGGATTCTGTGCCCCTGGAGAGCAGAGATGGTATATAGGTATCTGCCTATACCAGTAATTGGCTTGCCGGCCCCCACACCTGCCTGTATTTAATCCTTCCAGCTTTTCTGGGAGGGTGAGGATATGATTCCATTTAAGAGATGACACAGTTGTGACTCAGAAGGGCTCCGTTTAGTAGTTCTCAAATTCTGTAACCAGTACCTTGGTCCTCGCCTAAAATAAAGGCATGGcgtttgggggtttttttcccTCAGTTGATAGGAAAACTGTTTCCCTAAGGTAGAACTTTTTGTCTATAATTTTAGTAGACTTTTAGATTACGTTCTTGTTTAGCTGTGTTGACAGTCCTCTTGGAGGCCATTGGTTGGTCTGGTGTATTCTTTTAGCCTCTCCTTATGACTGGTTGTGCTGCTAGGATAACTCTAAAGACCCTCTGATGCTTGGTGCTTTGTGATACTGTGAGAGAGGTCTGGGACTTCTAGGGATTTGGCCACCTGAACTAGTTTGGGGCCATTGACATAGCCTTTGAACAATGGGATCTGAGTTCAAACTTCAGATGAGGGCATCCAGATCCAGTGTTCTTGTCATCCAGCATCCTATGGTCTGTATTCTGCCTCCATACCTGGGCTGTAAAGGGTCTGCAGTGTTTGCTGAAGGGGAAGGAACAATCACTTTCTAGTTCAGAGTATTCTAGACACTATTACATAGGTAGCGAACTTAATCTCCACAGCCCACTATGAGGAGGTGTTATTGTCTCCTTAACAGAACTGAGGCTTAGCAgcattaattttcttgaagtcacATGgttaggaagtggcagagctggggatcTGGGCCCAGGTCTGTCTTGATTCTTTTACTCTTTTGGATCAATCTGAATTGTCCCTACTTTTAGGCAAGACCCCATGTTCAATCCCTTTTCTTGTCTGATGCGGTCACACCAACCCATGAGGGAGATGATGTCTCCATTCTCCAGTGGAGGTGGCAGGCTCAGAAAGGTCAAGTGAGGAAGGTACCAAATGAGAATTAAACCCATGCATCGAAACCTCACGTTCCTACCCATACAGCACAAAGACGGTGTGTGTGTTAATAACACGGGGCCAGAGGTGCGCCCCACTCCTcatcctttctccctccccaggTCAGCCGCCAGATTCAGGAGCATGAGCAGGACTCAGCCCTGCGGGAGCAGCTGAGTGGCTATAAGCGGATGCGACGACAGCACCAGAAACAGCTGCTGGCGTTGGAGTCACGGCTGAGGGGTGAGCGCGAGGAGCACAGTGCGCGGCTGCAGCGGGAGCTCGAGGCACAGCGGGCTGGCTTTGGCGCTGAGGCCGAAAAGCTGTCCCGGCGGCACCAGGCCATCGGGGAGAAGGAGGCGCGAGCCGCTCAGGCTGAGGAGCGGAAGTTCCAGCAGCACATCCTTGGGCAGCAGAAGAAGGAGCTGGCCGCCCTGCTGGAGGCGCAGAAGCGAACCTACAAACTGCGGAAGGAGCAGCTGAAGGAGGTGAGTTTGGACCGCAGCTGTGGGTGGGCTTGGTGGGGGGTGAGGCAGGCCTTGACCCCCTGGCTCTCCTACTGCCCTTTCCTAGGAACTCCAGGAGAACCCCAGCACCCCCAAGCGGGAGAAGGCTGAGTGGCTTTTGCGGCAGAAGGAGCAGCTACAGCAGTgccaggcagaggaggaggctgggctgcTGCGGCGGCAGCGCCAGTACTTTGAGCTGCAGTGTCGCCAGTACAAGCGCAAGATGCTGCTGGCGCGCCACAGCTTAGACCAGGACCTGCTGCGAGAGGtaggcctccccctccccctgtcGCCTCCCAGGTCCTAGGCTCCTGTCCTGTTTAATCTGCCTCACTTGGGACCATCTTTCCTCTCTGCCCTCATTCATGTTGTGGGCTGTCTTCTCTTTAGCATCTCTCTGACTTCTTGTGCCCACCAGACCACAGTTGAGTTCCCAGCCTGCCAGGAGTTTGGCACCCTTTTCCCTTTCACTCATACCCCTCATCTCCCCACCGTCAGTTCCCTTGCCAAGAAGTCCTGGGGCTCTTATTTCCTTGACACTCACAAGGCGTCCTAACTGCTTTCTGGCCCCTGCCTCCCTTTTGCCTCAGGACTTGAacaagaaacagacacagaaggacTTGGAGTGTGCGTTGCTGCTGCGGCAGCATGAGGCCACGCGGGAGCTGGAGCTCCGGCAGCTACAGGCTGTGCAGCGCACTCGGGCTGAGCTCACCCGCCTGCAGCACCAGACGGAGCTGGGCAACCAGCTGGAGTACAATAAGCGGCGTGAGCAGGAGTTGCGGCAGAAGCACGCGGCCCAGGTTCGCCAGCAGCCCAAGAGCCTCAAAGTACGTGCAGGCCAGCGTCCCCCGGGCCTCCCGCTCCCCGTTCCTGGGGCTGTGGGACCACCTAACACAGGCGCCCCTAGAGAGGAGCAGCCCCGCTCACCTGGCCAGGAGGCAGTCCCGGACCAAAGGAtgctgggagaggaggaggaagcagtTCCCGAGAGGAGGGTTCTGGGGAAGAGGGGGGCTGCCGTGGAGCCAGAGGAGCAGAGGATACTGGG carries:
- the TAOK2 gene encoding serine/threonine-protein kinase TAO2 isoform X2, whose amino-acid sequence is MPAGGRAGSLKDPDVAELFFKDDPEKLFSDLREIGHGSFGAVYFARDVRNSEVVAIKKMSYSGKQSNEKWQDIIKEVRFLQKLRHPNTIQYRGCYLREHTAWLVMEYCLGSASDLLEVHKKPLQEVEIAAVTHGALQGLAYLHSHNMIHRDVKAGNILLSEPGLVKLGDFGSASIMAPANSFVGTPYWMAPEVILAMDEGQYDGKVDVWSLGITCIELAERKPPLFNMNAMSALYHIAQNESPVLQSGHWSEYFRNFVDSCLQKIPQDRPTSEVLLKHRFVLRERPPTVIMDLIQRTKDAVRELDNLQYRKMKKILFQEAPNGPGAEAPEEEEEAEPYMHRAGTLTSLESSHSVPSMSISASSQSSSVNSLADASDNEEEEEEEEEEEEEEEGPEAREMAMMQEGEHTVTSHSSIIHRLPGSDNLYDDPYQPEMTPGPLQPPAAPAPSSTTSSARRRAYCRNRDHFATIRTASLVSRQIQEHEQDSALREQLSGYKRMRRQHQKQLLALESRLRGEREEHSARLQRELEAQRAGFGAEAEKLSRRHQAIGEKEARAAQAEERKFQQHILGQQKKELAALLEAQKRTYKLRKEQLKEELQENPSTPKREKAEWLLRQKEQLQQCQAEEEAGLLRRQRQYFELQCRQYKRKMLLARHSLDQDLLREDLNKKQTQKDLECALLLRQHEATRELELRQLQAVQRTRAELTRLQHQTELGNQLEYNKRREQELRQKHAAQVRQQPKSLKSKELQIKKQFQETCKIQTRQYKALRAHLLETTPKAQHKSLLKRLKEEQTRKLAILAEQYDQSISEMLSSQALRLDETQEAEFQALRQQLQQELELLNAYQSKIKIRTESQHERELRELEQRVALRRALLEQRVEEELLALQTGRSERIRSLLERQAREIEAFDAESMRLGFSSMALGGIPAEAAAQGYPAPPPAPAWPSRPVPRSGAHWSHGPPPPGMPPPAWRQPALLAPPGPPNWLGPPAQSGTPRGGALLLLRNSPQPLRRAASGGSGSDSVGPPAAAVPGPLSRSTSVASHILNGSSHFYS
- the TAOK2 gene encoding serine/threonine-protein kinase TAO2 isoform X1 codes for the protein MPAGGRAGSLKDPDVAELFFKDDPEKLFSDLREIGHGSFGAVYFARDVRNSEVVAIKKMSYSGKQSNEKWQDIIKEVRFLQKLRHPNTIQYRGCYLREHTAWLVMEYCLGSASDLLEVHKKPLQEVEIAAVTHGALQGLAYLHSHNMIHRDVKAGNILLSEPGLVKLGDFGSASIMAPANSFVGTPYWMAPEVILAMDEGQYDGKVDVWSLGITCIELAERKPPLFNMNAMSALYHIAQNESPVLQSGHWSEYFRNFVDSCLQKIPQDRPTSEVLLKHRFVLRERPPTVIMDLIQRTKDAVRELDNLQYRKMKKILFQEAPNGPGAEAPEEEEEAEPYMHRAGTLTSLESSHSVPSMSISASSQSSSVNSLADASDNEEEEEEEEEEEEEEEGPEAREMAMMQEGEHTVTSHSSIIHRLPGSDNLYDDPYQPEMTPGPLQPPAAPAPSSTTSSARRRAYCRNRDHFATIRTASLVSRQIQEHEQDSALREQLSGYKRMRRQHQKQLLALESRLRGEREEHSARLQRELEAQRAGFGAEAEKLSRRHQAIGEKEARAAQAEERKFQQHILGQQKKELAALLEAQKRTYKLRKEQLKEELQENPSTPKREKAEWLLRQKEQLQQCQAEEEAGLLRRQRQYFELQCRQYKRKMLLARHSLDQDLLREDLNKKQTQKDLECALLLRQHEATRELELRQLQAVQRTRAELTRLQHQTELGNQLEYNKRREQELRQKHAAQVRQQPKSLKVRAGQRPPGLPLPVPGAVGPPNTGAPREEQPRSPGQEAVPDQRMLGEEEEAVPERRVLGKRGAAVEPEEQRILGEESGTASPSPQNHESLVDEEVWGLPEEETEELRVPSPALQERSIVGQEASVEWRLWGKEDGSLLGEEFELDWVQGPALTPVPEEEEEEEEGAPFRTPRDPGDGCPSPDIPPEPPPTHLRPGTTSQLPGLLSHGLLAGLSFAVGSSSGLLPLLLLLLLPLLAAQGGGGLQAALLALEVGLVGLGASYLLLCTALHLPPSLFLLLAQGTALGAVLSLSWRRGLLGVPLGLGAAWLLAWPGLALPLAALAAGGKWVQQQGPRMRRGISRLWLRALLRLSPMVFRALQGCGAVGDRGLFALYPKTNKDGFRSRIPVPGPRRSNPRTARHPLALLARFWALCKGWNWRLARASQSLATHLPPWAVHTLASWGLLRGERPSRIPRLLPRSQRRLGPPASHQPPPGMLAGRRSRARQSRAPPPWR